One genomic region from Prevotella sp. Rep29 encodes:
- a CDS encoding glycine--tRNA ligase, with product MAQEDNFKKIVSHCKEYGFVFPSSDIYDGLAAVYDYGQNGVELKNNIKEYWWKSMVLLNENIVGIDSAIFMHPTIWKASGHVDAFNDPLIDNRDSKKRYRADVLIEEQLAKYDEKMQKEVDKARKRFGDQFDEAMFRQTNPRVLEYKQKQDALHERFAQAMQQPDLQELKQIILDEGIVDPISGTKNWTDVRQFNLMFSTEIGAAAEAASKIYLRPETAQGIFVNYLNVQKTGRMKLPFGIAQIGKAFRNEIVARQFIFRMREFEQMEMQFFVQPGTELEWFAHWKETRMKWHQALGFGAENYRFHDHEKLAHYANAAADIEFRMPFGFKEVEGIHSRTNFDLSQHEKFSGKSIKYFDPQTNESYVPYVIETSIGVDRMFLSIICHAYREEQLENGETRVLLQLPPALAPVKLAVLPLVKKDGLPEKAREIISQLRFQVNCQYDEKDTIGKRYRRQDAIGTPYCITVDYDTLKDESVTLRNRDTMEQTRVPIAQLQEIIQEKTSITNLLKQL from the coding sequence ATGGCACAAGAAGACAATTTTAAGAAGATAGTAAGTCACTGCAAGGAATACGGATTTGTCTTCCCGAGCAGCGATATTTATGATGGTTTGGCAGCAGTGTATGACTATGGTCAGAACGGTGTGGAACTGAAAAATAATATCAAGGAATATTGGTGGAAATCAATGGTGTTGCTCAATGAGAATATTGTGGGCATCGATTCTGCCATCTTCATGCACCCCACCATTTGGAAGGCGAGCGGGCATGTGGATGCCTTCAACGATCCGCTGATTGACAACCGCGATTCAAAGAAGCGCTATCGTGCCGACGTGCTCATCGAGGAGCAGCTCGCCAAGTATGACGAGAAGATGCAAAAAGAGGTGGACAAGGCTCGCAAGCGTTTTGGTGACCAGTTCGACGAAGCGATGTTCCGTCAGACGAATCCGCGCGTGTTGGAATATAAGCAGAAGCAAGATGCGCTGCATGAGCGTTTTGCACAGGCTATGCAGCAGCCGGACTTGCAGGAACTCAAGCAGATTATCCTCGACGAGGGTATCGTGGATCCTATCAGCGGTACGAAGAACTGGACGGACGTGAGGCAGTTCAACCTGATGTTCTCAACGGAAATCGGGGCAGCGGCAGAGGCTGCAAGCAAGATTTATCTCCGCCCGGAGACTGCTCAGGGCATATTCGTCAACTATCTGAATGTGCAGAAGACGGGGCGCATGAAACTGCCTTTCGGTATCGCCCAGATAGGAAAAGCCTTCCGTAACGAAATCGTCGCGCGGCAGTTTATCTTCCGTATGCGTGAGTTTGAGCAGATGGAAATGCAGTTTTTCGTGCAGCCGGGAACGGAATTGGAATGGTTCGCCCATTGGAAGGAAACGCGCATGAAGTGGCACCAAGCGCTCGGATTCGGAGCGGAAAACTACCGTTTCCACGACCACGAGAAACTGGCGCATTATGCCAACGCAGCAGCCGACATAGAGTTCCGTATGCCGTTTGGCTTTAAAGAGGTGGAGGGAATCCATTCACGGACCAATTTCGACCTCTCGCAACACGAGAAATTCTCGGGCAAGTCTATTAAATATTTCGACCCGCAGACCAACGAAAGCTATGTTCCCTACGTCATTGAGACATCAATCGGCGTTGACCGGATGTTCCTCTCGATTATCTGCCATGCCTATCGTGAGGAGCAGTTGGAAAATGGCGAGACCCGCGTCCTGCTGCAGTTGCCTCCAGCCCTCGCACCCGTCAAGCTGGCAGTGCTGCCGCTTGTCAAGAAAGACGGGCTGCCGGAAAAGGCACGGGAGATTATCAGTCAGCTGCGCTTCCAAGTCAACTGCCAGTATGATGAGAAAGACACGATAGGCAAGCGCTATCGCCGTCAGGATGCCATCGGAACGCCCTACTGCATCACGGTCGATTACGACACGCTCAAAGACGAGAGTGTGACGCTGCGCAATCGCGACACGATGGAACAGACACGTGTGCCCATTGCTCAGCTGCAGGAGATTATACAAGAGAAAACAAGTATTACAAATCTACTCAAACAACTTTGA
- a CDS encoding FKBP-type peptidyl-prolyl cis-trans isomerase encodes MKEIKLSAIVQSACAVSFKEMVRWGGRCCLVLLVALALQACSDDEEDTPSWKETNANYFNELYSSARQRISSGDTQWKVIKSYAKDQSSQGIPSDYIVVHVIEEGSGTNVPLTTDTVRVDYQGRLIPTATNTEGEVFDQSWSGEYDLITNMPAKFAVNAVVDGFATALQKMHVGDRWMVYIPQELGYRGENNTSIPAYSTLVFDITLRAIYKPGTPVPAWK; translated from the coding sequence ATGAAAGAAATCAAATTGTCTGCCATCGTTCAATCCGCTTGCGCTGTTTCTTTTAAGGAAATGGTCAGGTGGGGAGGGAGATGTTGTCTGGTTCTTCTCGTCGCACTTGCACTTCAGGCATGTAGCGACGACGAGGAAGACACCCCGAGCTGGAAGGAAACCAATGCAAACTATTTCAACGAACTGTATTCTTCTGCTCGCCAGCGTATTAGCAGTGGCGACACGCAGTGGAAGGTCATCAAGTCATACGCAAAAGACCAAAGTTCACAGGGAATTCCCAGCGACTATATCGTCGTGCATGTCATCGAAGAGGGTAGTGGAACGAATGTGCCGCTGACTACGGACACTGTGCGCGTGGATTACCAGGGGCGCTTGATTCCCACCGCGACGAATACTGAAGGCGAGGTGTTCGACCAGTCATGGTCGGGCGAATACGACCTCATCACCAATATGCCTGCTAAGTTTGCCGTCAACGCTGTGGTGGACGGATTCGCCACGGCGCTGCAGAAAATGCACGTCGGCGACCGATGGATGGTGTATATACCACAGGAACTGGGCTATAGGGGCGAGAATAACACGTCAATTCCCGCCTATTCGACCCTCGTGTTCGACATCACCCTGCGAGCCATCTACAAGCCGGGAACGCCCGTTCCCGCATGGAAATAG
- a CDS encoding saccharopine dehydrogenase family protein, whose amino-acid sequence MSKVLMIGAGGVATVAAFKIAQNADVFTDFMIASRRKEKCDQIVEAIHAKGYKMNIQTAQVDADDVEQLKSLFNDYKPELVVNLALPYQDLTIMDACLACGCSYLDTANYEPKDEAHFEYSWQWAYRERFEKAGLTAILGCGFDPGVTSIFTAYAAKHHFKEIQYLDIVDCNAGDHHKAFATNFNPEINIREITQKGLYWENGQWVETEPLEIHKDLTYPEIGPRDSYLLHHEEIESLVINYPTIKRARFWMTFGQQYLKHLEVIQNIGMSRIDEIEYEAPLADGSGKTVKVKIVPLQFLKAVLPNPQDLGENYEGQTSIGCRIRGIGNDGKEHTYYIYNNCKHQDAYNETGMQGVSYTTGVPAMIGAMMFCKGLWKKPGVFNVEEFDPDPFLEQLNKQGLPWHEIHDGDLEL is encoded by the coding sequence ATGAGCAAAGTGCTGATGATTGGTGCCGGAGGCGTTGCCACGGTAGCAGCTTTCAAAATCGCGCAAAATGCGGATGTGTTCACCGACTTTATGATAGCCAGCCGGCGGAAAGAGAAATGCGACCAGATTGTGGAGGCTATCCATGCAAAGGGTTACAAAATGAATATACAGACGGCGCAGGTTGATGCAGACGATGTGGAGCAGTTGAAGTCATTATTCAACGACTACAAGCCGGAGCTGGTCGTCAATCTTGCGCTGCCCTATCAGGACCTGACTATCATGGACGCTTGTCTGGCATGCGGATGCAGTTATCTTGACACAGCCAACTATGAGCCGAAGGACGAGGCGCATTTCGAGTACAGCTGGCAATGGGCTTACCGTGAGCGCTTCGAGAAGGCAGGGCTGACCGCCATCCTCGGCTGTGGCTTCGACCCGGGCGTGACGAGCATCTTCACGGCATACGCAGCCAAGCACCACTTCAAGGAAATTCAGTATCTGGATATCGTTGATTGCAACGCCGGTGACCACCACAAAGCGTTCGCCACCAACTTCAACCCGGAAATCAACATCCGCGAGATTACCCAGAAGGGACTCTACTGGGAGAACGGACAGTGGGTGGAGACCGAGCCGCTCGAAATCCATAAGGACCTGACCTATCCGGAGATTGGTCCGCGCGACAGTTATCTGCTGCACCACGAGGAGATAGAGTCGCTGGTCATCAATTATCCTACCATCAAGCGCGCACGTTTCTGGATGACATTCGGTCAGCAGTACCTGAAACACCTCGAAGTGATTCAGAACATCGGCATGAGCCGCATCGACGAGATAGAATATGAGGCTCCGCTGGCTGACGGCTCGGGAAAGACGGTGAAGGTGAAAATCGTCCCGTTGCAGTTCCTCAAAGCTGTGCTGCCCAATCCGCAGGACCTCGGAGAAAACTACGAAGGGCAGACCTCTATCGGTTGCCGCATTCGCGGTATCGGTAACGACGGAAAAGAACACACCTATTATATATATAATAACTGCAAACATCAGGACGCATACAACGAGACGGGCATGCAGGGTGTTTCTTACACCACCGGCGTTCCCGCGATGATTGGCGCCATGATGTTCTGCAAAGGACTGTGGAAGAAGCCCGGCGTGTTCAACGTAGAGGAGTTCGATCCCGATCCATTCCTGGAGCAGCTCAACAAGCAGGGATTGCCTTGGCACGAGATTCACGATGGCGACCTGGAGTTGTAG
- the recA gene encoding recombinase RecA produces MTKDNNNPVNEGKLKALQAAMSKIEKDFGKGSIMRMGDEQIENVEVIPTGSIGLNAALGVGGYPRGRIIEIYGPESSGKTTLAIHAIAEAQKAGGIAAFIDAEHAFDRFYAAKLGVDIDNLWISQPDNGEQALEIADQLIRSSAVDILVVDSVAALTPKKEIEGDMGDSNVGLQARLMSQALRKLTSTISKTNTTCIFINQLREKIGVMFGNPETTTGGNALKFYASVRLDIRKVTGIKDGDQIIGNQVRVKVVKNKVAPPFRKAEFEITFGEGISKVGELVDLGVEYGIIQKSGSWFSYGESKLAQGRDATKALLHDNPELCEEIEQKIMQVISDKQQ; encoded by the coding sequence ATGACAAAAGACAACAACAATCCCGTGAATGAGGGAAAACTGAAAGCCTTGCAGGCTGCCATGTCGAAGATAGAGAAAGACTTCGGTAAAGGCTCCATCATGCGCATGGGCGACGAGCAGATAGAAAACGTAGAGGTGATTCCTACCGGCAGTATCGGACTGAATGCTGCACTCGGCGTGGGGGGCTACCCGCGCGGAAGAATCATTGAGATTTACGGACCGGAAAGTTCTGGTAAGACGACGCTCGCCATTCATGCCATTGCCGAGGCACAGAAGGCTGGAGGCATCGCTGCCTTCATCGATGCCGAGCATGCGTTCGACCGGTTCTATGCAGCCAAGTTGGGCGTTGATATCGACAACCTGTGGATTTCGCAGCCTGACAACGGTGAGCAGGCGCTCGAGATAGCCGATCAGCTCATCCGTTCAAGCGCAGTCGATATCCTGGTGGTTGACTCCGTGGCAGCCCTCACTCCGAAAAAGGAAATCGAAGGCGATATGGGCGACAGCAATGTCGGTCTGCAAGCACGACTGATGAGCCAGGCACTCAGAAAACTGACCAGCACCATCAGCAAGACCAATACGACATGTATCTTCATCAACCAGTTGCGTGAGAAAATCGGCGTGATGTTCGGAAATCCGGAGACCACGACGGGTGGCAACGCGCTGAAGTTCTATGCCAGCGTCCGACTCGACATCCGCAAGGTGACTGGCATCAAAGACGGCGATCAGATTATCGGCAACCAGGTGCGCGTGAAGGTGGTGAAGAACAAGGTGGCACCGCCGTTCCGGAAAGCGGAGTTCGAAATCACGTTCGGCGAAGGCATCTCGAAGGTTGGCGAACTGGTGGACCTCGGTGTGGAATACGGCATCATCCAGAAGTCGGGCAGTTGGTTCTCCTACGGGGAAAGCAAACTGGCTCAGGGACGCGATGCCACGAAAGCGCTCCTGCACGACAATCCCGAGCTTTGCGAAGAAATCGAACAGAAAATCATGCAGGTGATTTCTGATAAACAGCAATAA